The genome window CATACCACATATAATACTCAAAaaatttattgtattttttttctcGTTTGACCATAAATACATACAACACAACATATTCAATGTATTCTTATAGGTGAGTTGACCATGAATATTTATAGTTTCTGTAAAAACTAAAATTGTATCTGAAAATATTGAATCATTATTAAAAATTATGGTAAAATTTTGAAAGACTTGTTTGATGAATATTTAAAGTAAATTACGATTTTATCCATAAATCTTCAATTATTTATCATGTACATTTTTATTAGCAAGTTATTACATATCTATTGGGTGACAAAATGCTTTTATCATATATAGTCACAAAGTAAAATAACTGTTCCATAACCCATAAGTTTCAACATTtcattttctttgttattttttcaGAATTACTGCACCCCACAAAATATAAAATGTGTAAGGGAAAGATAAAAAGAAAGACTACAAAAGTTAGAGATTTCCAGACCCAATAAATTTGTGGTGAGATGTATAAAGCCAAAAAGAATCCTACAAAGCTACAATTAAAAAATCTACCGGTCTGATTCAGCCATCCGTGCAAAACTTTTAATATTATTTGTACAACCATAATTTAACACCAAACCCCACCACCTCAGTAACCACATTTCTACACAATGTCAGTAAAAAATCACAAGAATCACCAAAAGTATGATGGGCAATCCTTTGGCAAAATTACATTGTATaactaccaaaaaaaaaaataaccgacaatatatatatatatatatatatatatatattttaatatttatatattttaatatttaatatgcataTTATATACTTAATCACTGTATGTTTCTTGTATATTTAACTAGTaagtataatttttataaatcGACCGGCCAAATGTATAACTTGCCCAAATCCTTGGCCCTTGATCAAAATCTTGAATTCTAGTCTTGATAGAGAAGCTTTCGGGGCTGAATATAACTAAGGCAGTGGAATTAGGATTTTTAATACTAATATATCTCACAATAAAGTAGTGGAATTAGGATTTTTAATAAGAGAATCAAAAAAGTTGTGAGAATACCACACTTAAAATTTAAACTTGCGAAGTAAATAATTTTTGAGCTAGCTTTACGATTCATGTAAAGATTCTTTTGTGTCAAATAGATTCAGAAACTTGtctctttttgtatttttacaaaagaaaattattttgCCCTATTTGTTCAATATAATTGTAGCGAAATGGACATGATTTTTTCATCCTTAACTAATTTAGTCAATATAATTGTAGCGACTTTGAATTTAGTCAAAGAAAAAAATTCTGAGTTGAAAACAGTTTCCTTATGAGATGAGAATCTAAATTAATTGATATCAAATACATATACCAAACATTGtgttgaaaagaaaataaaataaaagaacttAGCTCCACCACTTGGTTTATGGTACCAAATGCCttaaaaaaaagaaatattttttaggaaaaaCCCAGAATAAAACCAGACTATATAAAACTGGTGTAAAAACTGTAAACCAGAAAGAAACATGGCAAAGGAACAAAACCACAACTTCTCTATCTCACCACTCAACCCAAAACTTGAACAACACACACAAACCAAAAAAAACAGATAAAGAAAAAAAcagagagagaaaaagagaaacagaagaagtaaagaaaatgaagagTTCAGCAAAAGCAATTTCAAGTCCAGGTAGAACAGAGAAATTTCCACCGCCATTAATGAGATTTCTCAGAAGCAACGTGGGAAGCAGAAGCAGAGGAAGGTCACGTGCCAGTCCTATGTTCATGCGCAAAAACAAGAACAATGTTACCGTTATTGAAACAATTCAAGAACCATCTTCCCCTAAAGTCACGTGCATAGGCCAAGTTCGTGTCCGACGTTCCTCTAAGTCCGCCGCCCCCTCAAACGGCGGCGGACTTACAACACGGACACGTCGGTCGAACTCAGCCAAAAAACAACGAAAAAAAACATGTTGGTGGcggattcgcaagactctatttTGCAACAATAGTCAAGGGAAATGTTACAAATTACACAAACCTAAGTCGTTAATTTCAGTTTTGAAAAACTGTGTGTGCTGTTTTCGATTTGGGTATTGGAGAAAAAGAGTCGAAACGGTAGATTCTTCAACTCAGAGAGTAGTTAGTACTAGCACTACTGAAAGTTGTAGTACTATTGAAAATGTTACAAATACTGCCAAAATTGGAAGTTCTTTTGTAACTGAAAATAAAGAGGGATTTGTGGGTTCTAATTCTTCTACTTCTTCACCACCCAAAAATGCTTTACTTTTAACTCGGTGTAGATCAGCACCATACCGATCTTCATCTTTAGCAAGTAGATTTTGGGGTTCTCCTTTAAACTCATCAGAAGAACCAGAGGATAATACCGAAATCGAAATACTAAAATTAAAGACTGAAGAATTGGAAGAAAAATCAGTTCTTGAAAACCCCATTTCGCCAAACGGTGAAAATGGGGATTTGGAGTTGAGAAAAAGCCATGAAAGTGAAGAAATGGAGAGTTCTAATGGTGAAAGTAGCAGAGAAGAAGAAGCTGAAGAAAAAAATGGAGGAGCTTATGTTCATCCTTTATTGCTAACAAGGTGTAAATCAGAACCAGCAAAAAGAGGAGAAAGGCTAAATCCAGATTCAGTTTTGTGTATGCAAAGAAGGTCTACTGATCCTGATTCTCAAACATGATTCTTGTTTTTTTAGATGTTATTGCAATATACTTGTAATTTTTACAAGAGATATTAGTAATTACTATATGTGAGTAAAGTTGtttctaatttttttatttatgacTTTTTTAAGGTTTAGAGGGCTTAGATACAGGGTAGCCTAATACACGAAGTATCCGAGTTTACGTAAGGTCCGGACAAATGGCTGATTAAGTATTAATGAGTAATTTTACTGTTCGAACCCATAACTTATATAAGTAGAGTTTAAAAGTAGAGACAACCCAATGCACGTAGCATTTCGTATTCATACAATGTGCGAGAAAAGACCGTACCCTTAGGATGTGATGTACCATTAGTCATCGATTCTATTGTTCGAACACCCAGTAGAGTTTAGAAGTAGAAAATACAAAATATTGCAAGTAAGGTTTATTCAATCGTACGCTGAAAGATtgaaatgacaatgaaaatgttTTTTTGGGTACTCTGCTCTCTGCTATGCTCAGCACAGCCCATTCCTCTAGGAtcattttatatttattattcactttgtttttatttttggtggtaccttttatttttatttttacattaTTTACATTTCTTGGAAATTGTCTTTAATTTACTTTTAAACCTTTACTATATGTTTGATTATGTACTGTGTAGTGTGAACTGTGCTAGGCTTAAAGACTTCGAATACATTTTTAAACATCTTTGGATGCTCTGACTTTCAGAAATTTATGGAGAATAGATTTATTTATTGTCCTCTTGAAGATTCAAAGATGCCAAATCAATTGACCAACTGGTCTCCACACTTCAACCCGGACCCTTTATTTTTATTGTCAATACTTTTCGTCATATTTTTGTCATagctttttatttttgtattttttaaatttattttaaaaatatttttttaagtcGAATATTTATATGAAACAATCTCTATATCTCATAAGCTAAAAATAAGGTCCGCGTATATCTCTCTTTCCCAAGATCACTGTGGGTATTTTATAGTTGTTGCTTTTGTAGAGGGCTTGGTAGATGAGAAACAAAGAGCCTTGCACCCATTGGTCACTAGTCTTCAACTTATTGATCACTAGTCAGGACATGACTCTTGAGAGCAAGTGTAACGATCGAGAATTAGAATAGAAAGTTAGTAAGTAGTCGactgtattttctttccttatctgtAGCACTAGTATTAATCTCATACTACATGATATTTGTTctactttaatttttttattatcttgttgttgttaccGTTTCTTTTTTTATGTCTTCTTCgctattgtattttttttttaaactattgtgattttatttttcttaagcCGAAGGTATAttgaaaataacctctctacttATACAAGGTATGAATAAGTTTTGTACACATATTATCCTCCTCAAATCTCACTTATGAAATTACACTGCGTATATTGTTATTTTATTGATCTCTAAGACATACCTAAATGTATAATATAGTTACACTAAGTTTGTTGACTCAAAATACTAGAGGAGAGGGGGCCTGGATTggtttgtttttttcttttttgtggtCACAAATGCCAGAAAAGTTGGGACATTCAGTGGGTAACTTTGTTGTGGACTTTAGCCTTTGCAACGATAAGGAAAGAACAGTTTAAGATAAGAGAAGTAGAGAAGGATATGTGAATTTATGTAAGTTTCTGGTTTGCTtttgtttgattttggtttaaaTAAAGTCAAGGACAGTTAATTCAAAGtctattttccatgacatgagtATAATTTCTGATTGGTAAAATCCCTAATAAAAGCAACGTCAATAATTATTCCTATCTATCTATGTTGATAAGATgtcattttttctatttttagatACTTTATTAATGGTTTCTTGACCTAGTTAATTATTGTCCTCCCTAAAAAAGGAACTAAAAGATATCCTTTATTTCCAAATTAAGTGAACAAGGGCTATTTAAtcaatttatagaagaaaaaaagattaaggacccgtttggccatagattttgccaaaataaacttggattttatttggcaaacacatgtttgaccatagattttgcctacattttggccaaatcccaaaaccagctcaatagctggttttaggccaaaatatcactattatattttttaaaaattgccccaaacttttgtattttataaaagagcccaccatttattattttgtaacgatgttacttcgtcttctcggtcatctgatagtgtatcatgtagttcattataaaaatgataattttgtatcaaatttatttatgttcaggactatagtttgcgataatataatgaatgttattgataatggtattgttgggtatttgtgatagtttttggaacttgtgggtataagtcatgtttcatattttttcaaaccaaacttcacccaaaacagatgtccaaacacatttttatcttcaaaccaaacttcacccaaatcagattttttaaaataaatttgggaatctatggccaaacgctagctaaagaATAAAACCGAAGAAGTACTAAGGTgactttttagtagtttttgcggAGGTCTTTTGACAAAACCGAATTTCTTTTTGTATAAATAAAGTTTATTTTGTTTCTAAAAATGGTTTTAAAAGTGCCTCAATgttatttttaacttttttttaaaaaaaacactgATCGTTGGAACTATAAAAATAGACCCTTTTTCGTCAATTTTGCATGTCAAGATAAGTCTAATTTTatgaaaagaaatgaaaatgtcCAGGGAGCCATAAACTAATTCTTTACCAAAATTTGACTACGAACGAGTTAAAATATTAAAAAGATTGGAATTAATTTACTGCAACTGAAAACGGTTAGATTACGAATATCAACCTAAAAAGAGCTGATTCCTTAAATGCGACTGTCAAATCTAAGGCAAAAAAAACAAGTGAAAACGTACTTATAGCCTAAAGAAGGCTTTATTCAGATCTCACATGCCAGTAATGGTTTCGAAAtct of Nicotiana tomentosiformis chromosome 7, ASM39032v3, whole genome shotgun sequence contains these proteins:
- the LOC104091542 gene encoding uncharacterized protein, which produces MKSSAKAISSPGRTEKFPPPLMRFLRSNVGSRSRGRSRASPMFMRKNKNNVTVIETIQEPSSPKVTCIGQVRVRRSSKSAAPSNGGGLTTRTRRSNSAKKQRKKTCWWRIRKTLFCNNSQGKCYKLHKPKSLISVLKNCVCCFRFGYWRKRVETVDSSTQRVVSTSTTESCSTIENVTNTAKIGSSFVTENKEGFVGSNSSTSSPPKNALLLTRCRSAPYRSSSLASRFWGSPLNSSEEPEDNTEIEILKLKTEELEEKSVLENPISPNGENGDLELRKSHESEEMESSNGESSREEEAEEKNGGAYVHPLLLTRCKSEPAKRGERLNPDSVLCMQRRSTDPDSQT